The following proteins are encoded in a genomic region of Corynebacterium atypicum:
- a CDS encoding lipase family protein encodes MAFFGYSQGGGAAAAAAEEVAGYAPELAVTATFAGAPPADLISVLEGVDGSLIAGVLGYAINTASDLDPEVAAVFDREATPREMARLRELEHSCIPDTIARWAFQRTTDLLAEGRTLRQVIDQEPAVRDYLAGQALGARPISAPMLVLSGEHDDLIPHAQARAMATGYCRLGGTVDFRTDGIPELIPKTALNHATPVLTHIVAALGWLGQRFAGQPAPSNCQALLEGAPAAPLGSSEGLSR; translated from the coding sequence ATCGCGTTCTTCGGCTACTCGCAGGGCGGCGGCGCCGCGGCCGCGGCAGCCGAAGAGGTCGCCGGCTATGCCCCGGAGCTGGCCGTCACCGCCACCTTCGCCGGCGCTCCGCCTGCGGACCTGATCTCGGTGCTCGAGGGTGTCGACGGCTCGCTGATCGCCGGGGTGCTGGGCTATGCCATCAACACCGCCAGCGACCTGGACCCCGAGGTAGCCGCGGTCTTCGATCGGGAGGCCACCCCGCGCGAGATGGCCCGGCTGCGCGAGCTCGAGCACTCGTGCATCCCGGACACGATCGCGCGGTGGGCGTTCCAGCGCACCACCGACCTTCTGGCCGAGGGCCGTACGCTGCGCCAGGTGATCGACCAGGAGCCGGCCGTGCGCGACTACCTGGCCGGCCAGGCGTTGGGCGCCCGGCCGATTTCGGCTCCGATGCTGGTGTTAAGCGGCGAACACGACGACCTCATACCGCACGCGCAGGCCCGCGCGATGGCCACGGGTTACTGCCGGCTGGGCGGCACGGTGGACTTTCGCACCGACGGCATCCCGGAGCTCATCCCCAAGACCGCCCTCAACCACGCCACCCCGGTGCTCACCCACATCGTGGCGGCGCTGGGCTGGCTGGGCCAGCGGTTCGCGGGCCAGCCCGCGCCAAGCAACTGCCAGGCGCTTCTCGAGGGCGCGCCCGCGGCCCCGCTAGGCAGTTCGGAGGGCTTAAGCCGCTAG
- a CDS encoding ABC-ATPase domain-containing protein, translated as MQTIADLQAELHRLDGKPYGAYRDLVGRSFDLGEGVVFVLDRAQTDPYAPPSLAHLEVPNRLAGLAKPGDRPGLTAAEDFITRQLVAAVRAERDISFGRPGQEILERTTVRLDSDCLIARLTIQLPARGRRILGHAAAKTLGNGLPRIVHEGLRNLDHDGLEEAMAYLRDVDKLRSWLAAEGLVAFVGDGANLARRAGNSDAPKEGAVAFQSPQTLRRSVELPSGRTVTGMAIPRGVTVIVGGGYHGKSTLLRALQLGVYPHIPGDGREWVVTLPDAVAIRAEDGRAVAGLDISPFISNLPSGEDTRAFSTANASGSTSQAANLVEALEAGARTLLIDEDTSVTNFMLRDQRMRELISPDKEPITPFVERVRELFDRFGISTVLVAGGSGAFFDVADHVIALDAYQVFDVTDKALSLAGRSVGDAAARSAEDPALDSAEGPSDAPATPAGGAANPEGKAQRRPVLRVAAKPQGKGPRGGKGSGRGRGRKPAGSKGRATIKLGKDTVELGPAEQLVDPAQTTGIAHAIDWLEKLLDGSRTLPEALDQLEDAIDAEGLDAIAPYSGHPGLFARPRRHEIMAAVNRFRGLRA; from the coding sequence ATGCAGACTATCGCAGACCTTCAAGCTGAGCTCCACCGCCTCGATGGCAAGCCCTACGGAGCCTACCGCGACCTGGTCGGCCGGTCGTTCGACCTAGGCGAGGGCGTGGTGTTTGTCCTAGACCGGGCGCAGACCGATCCCTACGCGCCGCCGTCGCTGGCCCACCTCGAGGTGCCCAATCGTCTCGCCGGCCTGGCCAAGCCCGGGGACCGCCCGGGGTTGACCGCTGCCGAGGACTTTATTACGCGTCAGCTGGTCGCCGCTGTGCGCGCCGAGCGCGACATTTCGTTTGGCCGGCCCGGCCAGGAGATCCTCGAGCGGACCACCGTGCGCCTCGACTCCGACTGCCTGATTGCCAGGCTCACCATCCAGCTGCCCGCCCGGGGCCGGCGCATCCTCGGCCACGCGGCGGCCAAGACCCTTGGCAACGGTCTGCCGCGGATCGTGCACGAGGGCCTGCGCAACCTGGACCACGACGGGTTGGAGGAAGCGATGGCCTACCTTCGGGACGTCGATAAGCTGCGCTCCTGGCTGGCTGCGGAGGGCCTGGTCGCCTTCGTAGGTGACGGGGCGAACCTCGCGCGCCGTGCCGGCAACTCCGACGCCCCGAAGGAAGGCGCGGTGGCTTTCCAATCCCCGCAGACCCTCAGGCGTAGCGTCGAACTGCCCTCGGGACGCACCGTGACCGGGATGGCGATCCCGCGTGGGGTGACCGTGATCGTCGGCGGCGGCTACCACGGCAAATCCACGCTCCTGCGGGCCTTGCAGCTGGGCGTGTACCCGCACATCCCCGGCGACGGGCGCGAGTGGGTGGTCACCCTCCCGGACGCGGTGGCCATCCGCGCCGAAGATGGCCGCGCGGTGGCCGGCCTCGACATCTCCCCGTTCATCTCCAACCTGCCCTCGGGCGAAGACACCCGGGCGTTTTCCACGGCAAACGCCTCCGGATCGACCTCGCAGGCGGCGAACCTGGTCGAGGCGCTGGAGGCAGGCGCGCGCACGTTGTTGATCGACGAGGACACCTCGGTGACAAACTTCATGCTGCGCGACCAGCGGATGCGCGAGCTCATCAGCCCGGACAAGGAGCCGATCACGCCGTTTGTGGAGCGGGTGCGCGAGCTCTTCGACCGGTTCGGGATATCCACGGTGTTGGTCGCCGGCGGCTCAGGCGCGTTCTTCGACGTCGCCGATCACGTCATCGCCCTCGACGCCTACCAGGTCTTTGACGTCACCGACAAGGCCCTGTCGCTTGCCGGTCGCAGCGTGGGCGACGCGGCCGCCCGGTCCGCGGAGGATCCCGCCCTAGACTCCGCGGAGGGCCCGTCGGATGCGCCTGCTACGCCTGCCGGCGGCGCCGCAAACCCGGAGGGGAAAGCCCAGCGCAGGCCCGTTTTGCGGGTGGCCGCCAAGCCACAAGGTAAGGGGCCGCGCGGCGGCAAGGGCAGCGGGCGCGGGCGCGGGCGCAAGCCGGCCGGCTCCAAAGGGCGCGCCACTATCAAGCTAGGCAAAGACACCGTGGAGCTAGGCCCCGCAGAGCAGCTGGTGGACCCGGCACAGACCACCGGCATTGCGCACGCCATCGACTGGCTAGAAAAGCTCCTCGACGGTTCGCGCACCCTGCCCGAGGCGCTGGACCAGCTGGAGGACGCTATAGACGCCGAGGGCCTGGACGCGATCGCCCCGTACTCCGGCCACCCCGGGCTGTTCGCCCGGCCGCGCCGTCACGAGATCATGGCGGCGGTCAACCGCTTCCGCGGGCTGAGGGCCTAG
- a CDS encoding ATP-dependent Clp protease ATP-binding subunit, giving the protein MFERFTDRARRVIVLAQEEARMLKHNYIGTEHILLGLIQEGEGVAAKALESMGISLDDVRREVEEIIGQGSQPTTGHIPFTPRAKKVLELSLREGLQMGHKYIGTEFLLLGLIREGDGVAAQVLVKLGADLPRVRQQVIQLLSGYEGGQQSQSGQSGPQLSGLTGAGAASGGGGGRGQAGERSNSLVLDQFGRNLTQAAKDGKLDPVVGREKEIERVMQVLSRRTKNNPVLIGEPGVGKTAVAEGLALDIVNGKVPETLKDKQLYSLDLGSLVAGSRYRGDFEERLKKVLKEINQRGDIILFIDEIHTIVGAGAAEGAIDAASLLKPKLARGELQTIGATTLDEYRKHIEKDAALERRFQPVQVPEPSVEMTVEILKGLRDRYEAHHRVSITDGALEAAARLSDRYINDRYLPDKAVDLIDEAGARMRIQRMTAPPAIRKIDDQIAKTRREKGAAIDQQDFEKAAGLRDEERKLTEERAEKEKQWRAGDLDDIAEVDEEQIAEVLGSWTGIPVFKLTEEESSRLLHMEDELHKRIIGQEEAVKSVSRAIRRTRAGLKDPKRPSGSFIFAGPSGVGKTELSKALAEFLFGEEDALIQIDMGEFHDRFTASRLFGAPPGYVGYEEGGQLTEKVRRRPFSVVLFDEIEKAHKEIYNTLLQVLEEGRLTDGQGRVVDFKNTVLIFTSNLGTQDISKPVGMGFSGDTEDDEAARYERMKQKVQDELKKHFRPEFLNRIDDTVIFHQLTREQIVQMVELLIGRVEHALEEKDMGVELSEKAKQLLARRGFDPVLGARPLRRTIQREIEDVMSEKILFGELGAGEIVFVDVEGWDGESKDTDAAQFTFTPHPKPLPEEQFGDMAVETAEALKEVESAADGDVPESGSVSDEELDKLREDGEHLPEQPGQPGGNPGAAGDSSFGEGSASQN; this is encoded by the coding sequence ATGTTCGAGCGTTTTACTGACCGCGCCCGGCGCGTCATCGTCCTCGCCCAGGAAGAGGCGCGGATGTTGAAGCACAATTACATCGGCACCGAGCACATCCTGCTTGGGCTTATCCAGGAGGGCGAAGGCGTGGCCGCCAAGGCCCTGGAGTCGATGGGCATTTCGCTCGACGACGTCCGCCGCGAGGTAGAGGAGATTATCGGCCAGGGCTCGCAGCCGACGACGGGGCACATCCCGTTTACCCCGCGGGCGAAGAAGGTCCTGGAGCTTTCGCTGCGCGAGGGCCTGCAGATGGGGCACAAGTATATTGGCACCGAGTTTCTGCTGTTGGGCCTCATCCGTGAAGGTGACGGCGTGGCCGCCCAGGTGTTGGTCAAGCTGGGGGCCGACCTGCCCCGGGTGCGCCAGCAAGTTATCCAGCTGCTCTCGGGCTACGAGGGCGGCCAGCAGTCGCAGTCCGGCCAGTCCGGGCCGCAGCTGTCCGGGTTAACCGGCGCGGGTGCGGCCAGCGGCGGTGGCGGCGGGCGCGGCCAGGCCGGCGAGCGCTCTAACTCGCTCGTCTTAGACCAGTTCGGCCGCAACCTCACCCAGGCCGCCAAGGACGGCAAGCTCGATCCGGTTGTGGGCCGCGAGAAGGAAATCGAGCGGGTCATGCAGGTGCTTTCCCGCCGCACTAAGAACAACCCGGTGCTGATCGGCGAGCCCGGCGTGGGCAAGACGGCGGTGGCCGAGGGGCTCGCGCTCGACATCGTCAACGGCAAGGTCCCGGAGACGCTGAAGGATAAGCAGCTGTACTCGCTGGACCTGGGTTCGCTGGTGGCCGGTTCTCGGTACCGCGGCGACTTCGAGGAGCGCCTGAAGAAGGTGCTCAAGGAGATCAACCAGCGCGGCGACATCATCTTGTTCATCGATGAGATTCACACGATCGTCGGCGCCGGTGCCGCCGAGGGCGCGATCGACGCGGCCAGTCTGCTCAAGCCCAAGTTGGCGCGCGGCGAGCTGCAGACGATCGGCGCGACCACCCTGGATGAGTACCGCAAGCACATCGAGAAGGATGCTGCCCTGGAGCGCCGGTTCCAGCCGGTGCAGGTCCCGGAGCCTTCGGTTGAGATGACCGTGGAGATCTTGAAGGGGCTGCGCGACCGTTACGAGGCGCACCACCGCGTCTCTATTACCGACGGCGCGCTCGAGGCCGCCGCACGGCTGTCTGATCGCTACATCAACGATCGCTACCTGCCGGATAAGGCCGTCGACTTGATCGACGAGGCGGGCGCGCGGATGCGCATCCAGCGGATGACGGCCCCGCCGGCGATCCGCAAGATCGACGATCAGATCGCTAAGACGCGGCGGGAGAAAGGGGCCGCGATCGACCAGCAGGACTTTGAGAAGGCCGCGGGCCTGCGCGACGAGGAGCGCAAGCTGACCGAGGAGCGCGCGGAGAAAGAAAAGCAGTGGCGCGCCGGCGACCTCGACGACATCGCTGAGGTCGACGAGGAGCAGATCGCTGAGGTCCTAGGCTCCTGGACCGGCATCCCGGTGTTCAAGCTAACCGAGGAGGAATCCTCCCGGCTGCTGCACATGGAAGACGAGCTGCACAAGCGCATCATCGGCCAGGAAGAGGCGGTCAAGTCTGTCTCGCGGGCGATTCGGCGCACCCGCGCGGGGCTCAAGGACCCCAAGCGGCCGTCCGGCTCGTTCATCTTTGCCGGGCCTTCGGGCGTGGGCAAGACGGAGCTGTCCAAGGCGCTCGCCGAGTTCCTCTTCGGCGAGGAGGATGCGCTGATCCAGATCGACATGGGCGAGTTCCACGATCGCTTCACCGCCTCTCGGCTCTTCGGTGCGCCTCCGGGCTATGTGGGCTACGAGGAGGGCGGCCAGCTCACGGAGAAGGTGCGCCGCCGCCCGTTCTCCGTGGTGCTCTTCGATGAGATCGAGAAGGCCCACAAGGAGATCTACAACACCCTGCTGCAGGTCCTGGAGGAAGGTCGGCTGACCGACGGCCAGGGCCGGGTGGTGGACTTCAAGAACACCGTCTTGATCTTCACGTCGAACCTGGGCACCCAGGACATCTCGAAGCCGGTCGGCATGGGCTTCTCCGGTGACACGGAGGACGACGAGGCCGCACGCTACGAGCGGATGAAACAGAAGGTCCAAGACGAGCTGAAGAAGCACTTCCGGCCGGAGTTCTTGAACCGCATCGACGATACGGTGATCTTCCACCAGCTCACCCGCGAGCAGATCGTGCAGATGGTCGAGCTGCTCATCGGGCGCGTCGAGCACGCACTCGAGGAGAAGGACATGGGCGTGGAGCTCTCGGAGAAGGCCAAGCAGCTGTTGGCCCGCCGCGGCTTCGACCCGGTTCTCGGCGCGCGCCCGCTGCGGCGCACGATCCAGCGCGAGATCGAGGACGTGATGAGCGAGAAGATCCTCTTCGGCGAGCTGGGTGCCGGCGAGATCGTTTTCGTTGACGTCGAGGGCTGGGACGGGGAGTCGAAGGACACCGACGCTGCGCAGTTCACCTTCACCCCGCACCCGAAGCCGCTGCCCGAGGAGCAGTTCGGCGATATGGCCGTGGAGACGGCCGAGGCGCTCAAAGAGGTGGAGTCGGCCGCCGACGGCGACGTCCCGGAGTCCGGCAGCGTGAGCGATGAAGAGCTGGACAAGCTCCGCGAGGACGGCGAGCACCTGCCCGAGCAGCCCGGCCAGCCGGGCGGCAACCCGGGCGCAGCGGGGGACAGCTCGTTTGGTGAAGGCAGCGCTTCCCAAAATTAG
- a CDS encoding urease accessory protein UreD, whose product MQLTIPYGIFSHGPPGELTGELELGIARHGDRSVAAHQYHTRALKVIRPHYLDDSGQVYYIIVNPGGGFVGGDSYRIDVDVAAGASLLLTDQSAAEVYRTPGNFVVQNLKFTVGKGAVLEYIPDQLILYRDADFRQSITAEVDPEGSLFFSDIVTPGWSPDGARFAYQQARLRNVVSVGGELVLLDNMHFVPKTAEFSEDAQFYMGGRTHVATAVCFDPGVDSELIDAARELIVGSEGGAAEVVASVTAMDRPGFVVRALGNRTEELLGLIKAVAGLVRGRLRGQGEVSLRQY is encoded by the coding sequence ATGCAACTGACAATCCCGTACGGTATTTTCTCCCACGGCCCGCCCGGCGAACTGACCGGCGAGCTGGAGCTGGGCATCGCTCGCCATGGGGACCGGTCTGTGGCCGCGCATCAGTACCACACGCGCGCGTTGAAGGTGATCCGCCCGCATTATCTGGACGATTCTGGGCAGGTGTACTACATCATCGTCAACCCGGGCGGAGGCTTCGTCGGCGGGGATAGCTACCGCATCGACGTGGACGTGGCCGCCGGCGCCTCGCTGCTGTTGACCGATCAGTCGGCGGCGGAGGTCTACCGCACGCCGGGTAACTTTGTGGTGCAGAACCTCAAGTTCACGGTGGGCAAGGGCGCGGTGCTGGAGTACATCCCGGACCAACTGATCTTGTACCGGGACGCGGACTTTAGGCAGTCGATCACCGCCGAGGTGGATCCGGAGGGGTCACTGTTCTTCTCGGACATCGTCACCCCCGGCTGGTCCCCGGACGGCGCGCGATTCGCTTACCAGCAGGCCCGCCTGCGCAACGTGGTCTCGGTGGGCGGTGAGCTGGTGTTGTTGGACAACATGCACTTTGTGCCCAAGACCGCCGAGTTCAGCGAGGATGCCCAGTTCTACATGGGCGGGCGCACGCATGTGGCCACTGCGGTCTGCTTCGACCCGGGCGTAGATAGCGAGCTTATCGACGCCGCGCGCGAGCTCATCGTAGGCTCGGAGGGCGGCGCGGCCGAGGTTGTGGCCTCTGTGACTGCGATGGATCGGCCGGGTTTTGTGGTGCGGGCGCTAGGCAATCGGACCGAGGAGCTTCTGGGCCTGATCAAGGCGGTCGCGGGCTTGGTGCGCGGCCGGCTGCGCGGCCAGGGGGAGGTTTCCCTGCGGCAGTACTAG
- the ureG gene encoding urease accessory protein UreG, giving the protein MTAVKVGVGGPVGSGKTALIERITRALDGDVSMAAITNDIYTTEDAKILAREGVLPEERIIGIETGGCPHTAIREDTSMNDAAFEQLVAKFPDLELVFVESGGDNLSATFSPELVDFSIYIIDVAQGEKIPRKAGQGMIKSDLFVINKTDLAPHVGADLNVMTEDSKKFRGDKPFVLTNLKTDEGLDEVLQWITYDVLMLDLAKK; this is encoded by the coding sequence ATGACTGCAGTCAAGGTTGGCGTTGGCGGACCGGTTGGTTCGGGCAAGACCGCGCTGATCGAGCGGATCACCCGCGCGCTCGATGGCGACGTGTCGATGGCGGCAATTACTAATGACATCTACACCACCGAAGACGCCAAGATCCTGGCGCGCGAGGGCGTGCTGCCGGAGGAACGCATCATCGGCATCGAGACCGGCGGCTGCCCGCACACCGCGATCCGCGAGGACACCTCGATGAACGACGCCGCCTTCGAGCAGCTCGTGGCCAAGTTCCCGGACCTGGAACTCGTGTTTGTAGAATCCGGCGGCGATAACCTCTCCGCTACCTTCTCCCCGGAGCTGGTCGACTTTTCCATCTACATCATCGACGTCGCCCAGGGCGAGAAGATTCCGCGCAAGGCCGGCCAGGGGATGATCAAGTCGGATCTCTTCGTGATCAACAAGACGGACTTGGCGCCGCACGTCGGCGCCGACCTCAACGTGATGACGGAGGATTCGAAGAAGTTTCGCGGCGATAAGCCCTTCGTGCTGACCAACCTCAAGACGGACGAGGGCCTCGACGAGGTACTCCAGTGGATCACCTACGACGTGCTCATGCTGGACCTGGCGAAGAAGTAG
- the ureE gene encoding urease accessory protein UreE: MIITSIAGNLAELSDAERQELDVDFAVFDNESRLKRVQRVTTEGGAEIALRLDRDVRELADGDILLRDGDKVVAVKIAPTDVLVIAPKDIREALVTAHTLGNRHLQAQFFGAESEFGEPVMVVRYDHTVEHYLDHAGVSYRRGEHVMPEAFRHAEHSH; this comes from the coding sequence GTGATTATCACTAGCATCGCCGGGAACCTCGCGGAGCTTTCCGACGCCGAGCGCCAGGAGCTGGACGTCGACTTTGCGGTCTTTGACAACGAGTCGCGGCTCAAGCGCGTGCAGCGGGTGACCACCGAGGGCGGCGCAGAGATCGCGCTGCGCCTCGACCGGGACGTTCGTGAGCTTGCCGACGGCGATATTCTCCTCCGCGATGGCGACAAGGTCGTCGCGGTCAAGATCGCCCCGACCGACGTGTTGGTCATCGCCCCCAAGGACATCCGGGAGGCGCTGGTCACCGCGCACACCCTGGGCAACCGGCACCTGCAAGCGCAGTTTTTCGGCGCTGAGAGCGAGTTTGGCGAGCCGGTGATGGTGGTGCGCTACGACCACACCGTGGAGCACTATTTGGACCACGCCGGGGTGAGCTACCGCCGCGGCGAGCACGTGATGCCGGAGGCGTTCCGCCATGCTGAGCACTCCCACTAG